CAGGTCGTGCAGCACGGCCGCGCCCACGAACCACAGCGTCACCCCGAGCCAGTCCCCGGACAGCAGACGCACGCCCGCGTACCCGGCGAGCGCGAACGAGCTGGCCAGGAGCAGAACCTGCAAGGGGCTTCCCAGAGGAGGGAACACCCTGCGCATCACAGGTCTCCGAACGTCATCCGGGCCACCCACTTGGTGTTGAGCACACCGGGCGCCGCGGGCACGATGATCCGGGCCGGGTAGCCGTGGTCGGGGGCCAGCGGCTCGCCGTTGACGTCCAGGGCGAGCAGCGAGCGCGGGTCACGCACCTGGTTGGACCGCAGGGCGGCCTCGCGGAAGGCACCACGTCGCTGGAGGGACTCCACCAGGACGTCGGGTGCCTCGCCCGCGTCGTACCCGACGAGGAAAGCCAGGTCCCGCAGCCGTACGCCCCGCCACCACTGGTCGCCGGTGGACCAGCCCTCCACACAGGCGATGGGCAACGCCGAGCTGTGCAGCGGCAGTTCGAGCAGTTCGGCGCGGCTCAGCCGGAGCGTCCCGGAGGGCCCCCTGATCACCAGCCGCCACACTTCCTCGCTCGTCTCCCGCGCGCTGATCCCCCGGGACGCGGCCGTTCTGTTGATCTGGAAGCCGCCGGGGCCGCTGCCCGGATCGGCACCACCGTGCGGCGCGAGGAGGGCCGTGCGCCGCAGCGGACCGTCGAAGTTCTGCCCCACCGTGGTCCCGAACAGCAGCAGTGAACCGCCTCCGACCAGCCGCAATGCCCCGCGCCGGGACACGGTGGGCTCGGCCGGTCGCGGGGAGACCAGCAGGAAGTCCGGCTCACCTCCCGCCTCCTCCTGAGGGCCTGTCCCCGCCCGCATGCGGCGCACATTGCGTACGGCAGCGGGGGCCCGGAGCACCACGTGCGCCACGAACGCGGCGAAGAACACCCAGGCGCCGTAGAAGTGCAGCGGATAGAAGGAGCCGGGGAAGACGTAGTCCAGCTGGACGTTGAGCACACCCGTCACGAACTCGAACAGCACGCCGCCGACCAGGAGCAGCAGGGAGACCCGCTCCAGGGCGTGGGTGAGCGACCGGGCCGGCGGCAGCGAGAACAGCTTCGGTACCACCGACCACAGTTTGGCCAGCAGGACGGGGATGAGCGTGATACCGAGCGTGACGTGGAGGCCCTGGTTGAGCCGGTAGAGCCAGTGCGGGTCGGTCGGCCAGGCGAAGAGGTAGAAGCCGAGCAGTCCCTTGTCCGGGGTCTTGTCGTTCACCGGCGACAGGTCCGGGTTGTATGCGGCGTACGACAGCAGCCCCGTCACGAACAGCACGGTGATCCCGCCGAGCAGCACGACACCCAGGACGGAGGTGAACCAGGGGCCGCGTACGGAACTGCGCCAGAAACCGGGCGACATGGGCGAGGCGGGAGGGGTGTGCAACCGTGGCATGCGCCGACCGTACGGCGGTGCAGCCGTGGGAGGGGGCCGTCGACACATGACGAAACGCTGACGTCCGCACGCGCAGCGGCCTGGGCACGATCCGCGCGGCCTAGCGTTTCCTCGTGACCCGAGATCTTCTCCGAGACCTGTACGCGACCGCGGCCGCCGCGCTGCTCGTCGCGGCGGCCGCGGTCGTCGGCACCGCGATCGAGCGGGAGCACGGCACCCTGTACGTGGACTGGCCTCCCCTGCTCGCCGACTGGGGACCTCATGTCGGTCCCGGTACCCCGGCCGCGCTGGTCGTCGCGATCGGCGTTGTGGCGTACGGCCCGCGCGTGGCCGCCCGGCTGCCGTGGCGCACGCTGCTCGGCGCCGCCTGGGGTGCCGCGATGTCCTGGACGTGGTCACTGGCATTGATCGACGGCTGGCAGCGCGGGATCGCGGTCCGGCTCACGACCAGGTACGAGTACCTGCAGGTCATCGACCGCTTCGACGACATCCCCGCGACGCTGCGGGACTTCACCCACCACATCCTGCTGCACTCTCCCGACAACTGGCCCGCACATGTGGCGGGCCACCCGCCGGCGGCGACGGTCACCTTCGTCCTGCTCGACCGGGCCGGACTCGGCGGCGGGGGCTGGGCCGGAACCTGGTGCATCACCGTCGGCGCATCGGCATGCGTGGCGGTACTGGTCGCCGTGCGGGCGCTCGCAGATGAGGCCCTGGCGCGCCGGGCGGCGCCGTTCCTGGTGCTGACGCCGGCCGCGGTGTGGATGGGGACGTCCGCGGACGGGTACTTCGCGGCCGTCGCCGCCTGGAGCGTCGCGTTCCTCGCCCTCGCGGTCACCGGCCACCGGCCCCGGCTCACCGGTTTCGCCTCCGGCCTCCTCTTCGGCCTCACCTGCTACCTCTCCTACGGCCTCACCCTCTTCGCCGTCGTCGCGGGCGCCGCACTGCTGCTCGGCGGCCCGCGACGAACACGACCCCTGCCCTACGTCCTCGCCGGAGTCACCGTCGTCCCGCTCGCGTTCACCCTCGCGGGCTTCCACTGGTGGGAGGCGTACCAGCTGCTCGTCGACCGCTACCACCAAGGAGCCGGCGGCATCCGGCCCTACAGCTACTGGGTGTGGGCCAACCTCGCCTGCACCGTCCTGATCGTGGGCCCGGCGACAGTGGCGGGCCTGCGGCGCACCGTCGCCAGGCTTTTCGAGTCCCCGGCACGGCTCAGGGCACGTTCTTCCCCCGGCGTTCCTCTCCGCGTGCGGACACCCGACCGCCTCGGCGCTTCTGTACCTGTGGTTTCCCTCCCGCGTCGGCGTGTCGTGTCGCGGGCGGGTGGGCCCGACTTCTCGCCTGACCTCCGCCTCGCCCTGCTGGTCGCCGCCGCGTTCACTGCTCTGCTCGTCGCCGATCTGTCGGGGATGAGCAAGGCGGAGACCGAGCGCATCTGGCTGCCGTTCGCCATGTGGCTTCCGGCCGCATGCGCGTCCCTGTCCCGGCCCCGTACCTGGCTCGCTGCGCAGGCCGTGATCGCCCTGCTTCTCAATCACTTGCTGCTGACCGGCTGGTGACGGGAGACGCGCGGGCCCGGCACCCGCCGGTCTGACACATCACCTGCATGGTTACTGGGCCAACTCCCCTGCCACCTCGGCGGATCGGGATTCGCAAGCCCATGCCCGGCCGGTCTGATCCACAGCCACCGAGCAGGAGCCACGGCGACCAGAGGCGGTGCCAAGAGGGCATGTCCGGCACGTGGGTCACCGGCCGGGCACCGGCGTCTGTCGGAGATCGCGGTTCAGTGGCGACGGGACGGCTGGCTTTGGTCTTCCGGTTCAGGGGAGGTGGCGGGTTGTTGATCGCCGCGTGTCTGGTAGAGGTGGGCGAGGTGGTTTTGAAGTCGGGCGTGGCGGAACTGGTAAACCGCGCCGGCCTGGCGCAGCATCCCCCGCTGATGGGCGTCGTCGAGGAATGCGGTCAGCGCCCAGGGCAGTCGGCCAGTCATCGGCAGCCAGACGCGCGAAAGGATCAACCATCGGCCCCAGGCATCGGTGCTGAGCCTGACCACGAAGCCCCACACGAACCCGCCCACGAACGCGTTGACAAGCCCGCCCACGAGCCCGAACGCCAGCCCGAACGCCAGGCAGCCCACGCATGACTGGAAGACCGCGTTCTTGCGGTTGGCAGCCAGCAGCTCGGACGGGCTGGGCGCGGCCTTGATGTCGGTGGGGATGTGGAGTCCGAACGCCAGCCCGAACACCAGCCCGACCACGAGCCCGAACCGGGGTCCGCCCCAGAGCAGGGACAGGAGTATGTCCAGCACCCCGAATGTGCGCCGCCAGGCTATGACCTGGCTTGCCAGCAGGGTTGCGAGCCCGCTCGCGAGTCCAATGACGAGCCAGGCCGCAAGTCCGAATATGACCCCACCCGCGACCTGTTCCAGGAGTTGTCTTGCCCGGCCGCGGACTCGTAGCCGTATGCGCGAGGGCTCACGTCCTTCGGACCGGAGCCCGAACCGGAGTCCGAACGCGAGTCCGGCCACCAGCCCCGCTGCGAGTCCACTCACGAGTCCGTACAGGAGCCAGGCTCGGAAGCCACCCGAGAACGCGAACGCGTATCCGACCACCTCGTCCCCGTCCCAGCCCATGTGCGCACGCACGACGGTGAACCCGATCGCGAGCCCGTTTGCCAGCCCGTTTGCCAGCGCGGCAGCGAGCCCGAGCACGAGCCCGCCCACGAGCATCCGTGTGGGGCGGGTGATGGTGTTGCCCAGATGCCACCAGGCGAGGTCTGCGGTGCCGAGCCGGTTCAGGTGCCAGGCGAGGTAGCCGAGCCAGTGTGGGACGCGGTCGGGGTCCCAGCTCCGGTATCGCCGACGGCCGGAGCGCTGGTCGAGGGGCGGGTGCTGATA
This region of Streptomyces caelestis genomic DNA includes:
- a CDS encoding molybdopterin-dependent oxidoreductase → MPRLHTPPASPMSPGFWRSSVRGPWFTSVLGVVLLGGITVLFVTGLLSYAAYNPDLSPVNDKTPDKGLLGFYLFAWPTDPHWLYRLNQGLHVTLGITLIPVLLAKLWSVVPKLFSLPPARSLTHALERVSLLLLVGGVLFEFVTGVLNVQLDYVFPGSFYPLHFYGAWVFFAAFVAHVVLRAPAAVRNVRRMRAGTGPQEEAGGEPDFLLVSPRPAEPTVSRRGALRLVGGGSLLLFGTTVGQNFDGPLRRTALLAPHGGADPGSGPGGFQINRTAASRGISARETSEEVWRLVIRGPSGTLRLSRAELLELPLHSSALPIACVEGWSTGDQWWRGVRLRDLAFLVGYDAGEAPDVLVESLQRRGAFREAALRSNQVRDPRSLLALDVNGEPLAPDHGYPARIIVPAAPGVLNTKWVARMTFGDL